One part of the Cyanobacteriota bacterium genome encodes these proteins:
- a CDS encoding FHA domain-containing protein, translating into MTSQPPSPNRDHVSEPDSLSESDFVFIDDPLQISTNTPPQLIEDTKLPMSDSYGDDNPLPESSRAVMEILQVDSSQPDSDLMDTEIGDDSVPHRETMRIPDAFQGQAAVTSPAVTQLASYYIQGVVQGVHAYLITNLMGGESETLLQPQMVWTIGRNRQVAILLKDSGLSRRHAVIQYVTRQGFYLVDLGSMNGSFVNGLRIKQRHLLEDGDRVSMGNTSFTFYTSCRNRTLETIHPEVLIYLNNASSLPVSAMPK; encoded by the coding sequence ATGACCTCACAGCCCCCCTCTCCGAACCGTGATCATGTATCTGAGCCTGATTCGTTATCTGAGTCAGACTTCGTGTTTATTGACGATCCCCTGCAGATATCTACCAATACACCGCCTCAACTCATCGAGGACACCAAGCTACCGATGTCAGATAGTTACGGTGATGACAATCCTTTGCCAGAATCGAGTCGTGCTGTTATGGAAATCCTGCAGGTTGATTCATCTCAACCGGATAGCGACCTAATGGATACGGAAATTGGTGATGATAGCGTTCCTCATCGTGAGACTATGCGCATTCCTGATGCATTTCAGGGGCAAGCTGCTGTTACCTCGCCTGCGGTAACGCAACTAGCTTCTTACTACATACAGGGCGTTGTGCAAGGGGTTCATGCTTACTTGATTACCAACTTGATGGGTGGAGAATCAGAAACACTGTTGCAGCCTCAAATGGTGTGGACGATTGGGCGTAACCGCCAAGTTGCCATCCTGTTGAAAGACAGCGGCCTCTCTCGCCGTCATGCAGTCATTCAGTATGTCACACGCCAAGGGTTTTACCTAGTTGACCTAGGAAGTATGAACGGATCCTTTGTGAATGGATTACGTATTAAACAGCGCCACCTACTAGAAGATGGCGATCGTGTGAGCATGGGTAATACGTCATTTACCTTTTACACAAGCTGTCGTAATCGAACTCTGGAGACTATTCATCCAGAAGTGCTTATTTACCTTAACAATGCCTCATCGCTGCCAGTTTCCGCCATGCCCAAGTAA